A genomic window from Thunnus thynnus chromosome 12, fThuThy2.1, whole genome shotgun sequence includes:
- the LOC137194768 gene encoding tripartite motif-containing protein 16-like, giving the protein MAQIGDQLDRETLCCSICLDLLKDPVTIPCGHSYCMNCIKGFWDQEDQRKIYSCPQCRQTFTPRPVLVKNTMLAALVEQLKKTGLQAAPADHCYAGPEDVACDVCTGRKLKALKSCLTCLISYCEKHLQFHYESLRFKKHKLVDPSEKLQENICSRHDEVMKMFCRTDQQIICYLCPVDEHKGHDTVSAAAERTERQRELEVSRQHIQQRIQDREKDVKMLQQEVEAVSRSADKAVEDSEKIFTELIRLIQKRSSDVKQQIRSQQETEVSRVKELQEKLEQEITELKRKDAELKQLSHTEDHNQFLHNYPSLSQLSEPTDSSSINIRPLRYFEDVTAAVSELRDQLQNILREKWTNISLTVTEMDVVLSQPEPKTRAEFLKYSREITLDPNTANTLLLLSDGNRKAELIRQQQSYSRHPERFTGCYQVLSRESLTGRCYWEVEWRGEVAVPYNNISRAGDSNECVFGLNDKSWALYCDTNSYKFWFNNISTPVSGPGSSRVGVYLDHRAGILSFYSVSETMTLLHRVQTTFTQPLYAGLHLCYIGGTAEFCELK; this is encoded by the coding sequence atggcaCAGATAGGAGATCAGCTGGACAGAGAAACCCTCTGttgttcgatctgtctggatctactgaaggatccggtgactattccctgtggacacagttACTGCATGAACTGTATTAAAGGCTTCTGGGATCAAGAagatcagaggaagatctacagctgccctcagtgcagacagaccttcacaccgaggcctgtcttggtgaaaaacaccatgttagcagctttagtggagcagctgaagaagactggactccaagctgctcctgctgatcactgctatgctggacctgaagatgtggcctgtgatgtctgcactgggaggaagctgaaagccctcaagtcctgtctgaCTTGTCTGatctcttactgtgagaaacacctccagTTTCATTATGAATCACttagatttaaaaaacacaagctggtcgacccctcagagaagctccaggagaacatctgctctcgtcatgatgaggtgatgaagatgttctgccgtactgatcagcagattatctgttatctctgccctgtggatgaacataaaggccacgacacagtctcagctgcagcagaaaggactgagaggcagagagagctcgaggtgagtcgacaacacatccagcagagaatccaggacagagagaaagatgtgaagatgcttcaacaggaggtggaggccgtcagtcgctctgctgataaagcagtggaggacagtgagaagatcttcactgagctgatccgtctcatccagaaaagaagctctgatgtgaagcagcagatcagatcccagcaggaaactgaagtgagtcgagtcaaagagcttcaggagaagctggagcaggagatcactgagctgaagaggaaagacgctgaactgaagcagctctcacacacagaggatcacaaccagtttctacacaactacccctcactgtcacaactcagtgaacctacagactcatccagcatcaatatccgtcctctgagatactttgaggatgtgacagcagctgtgtcagagctcagagatcaactacagaacatcctgagggagaaatggacaaacatctcactgacagtgacgGAAATGGACGTTGTACTGTCAcaaccagaacccaagaccagagctgagttcttaaaatattcacgtgaaatcacactggatccaaacacagcaaacacactgctgttattatctgacgggaacagaaaagcagaactAATAAGAcaacaacagtcttattctCGTCACCCAGAAAGATTCACTGGATGTtatcaggtcctgagtagagagagtctgactggacgttgttactgggaggtggagtggagaggtGAAGTAGCAGTCCCATACAacaatatcagcagagcaggagactCGAATGAATGTGTATTTGGACTTAATGACAAATCTTGGGCTTTATATTGTGACACTAACAGTTATAAATTTTGGTTCAACAATATCTCAACTCCtgtctcaggtcctggttcctccagagtaggagtgtatcTGGATCACAGAGcgggtattctgtccttctacagcgtctctgaaaccatgactctcctccacagagtccagaccacattcactcagcctctctatgctggacttcaTCTTTGTTATATTGGAGGCACAGCTGAGTTCTGTGAACTCAagtag